The DNA region CCCACTCCAGGGTGGCCTTGCCCACGCCGTAGAAACCCTCGCCTTCCGCGCCCAGCAGGTTCTCCGCCGGCACCCGGCAGTCGTTGAAGGCCAGCTCGGCGGTGGGAGAGGTGCGGTTCCCCATCTTGTCCAGCTCGCGGCTGACCTCGAAGCCGGGGGTATCGCGGTCCACGATGAAGGCGCTGATCCCCGCGCCTCCCTTCTCCTTGTCGGTCACCGCCATCACGATGCATAGGTCGCAGATGGGGCCGTTGGTGATGAACATCTTGGAGCCGTTGATGACGTACTCGTCCCCGTCCCGCACCGCGGTGGTCTTGATGGAGGCCGCGTCGGAGCCGGCGTCCGGCTCGGTGAGGCCGAAGCAGCTCACCTTCTCCCCGCTGCAGATGCCCGGGAGGTATTTCTTCTTCTGCTCCTCCGTGCCCATCACCCAGATGGGCACCGCCCCGATGATGGTATGCGCGCCCCAGGACAGGGACACGCCGGCGTCGCCTCCCCCCGCCGCGAAGGCGTCCATGGCGATGGCGGTGTCCAGGGCCCCCGCGTCGGAGCCGCCGTATTCCTCCGGGAAGGGGAGACCCAGAAGGCCCATTGCTCCCATTTTCTTCCAGCCGTCCCAGAAGAACTCGCTGTTGCGGTCGTACTCCTCGGTGAAGGGCGCGATCTCCTTCTCCGCGAACTCCTTGACCTCCTTGAAGAAGGCCTTCTGCTCCTGAGAGAGTTCAAAGTCCATGCTCAACCTCCTCTTGCCTCTTCCGTTTCTCCGTGGAGAACCCTCCCTGCCTGCATGCTCATTCCGGCTCCGCCGTGGCCGTCCCCGAACCGCTCCCCGGGAGCCGCCCGCGCCGCGCGGCGCACGTCGCCGGACACACAAGCATCATAATGTGCACGCCCCTACGCCCGCGTCAAGGCCCTCCCGGCCGACGCGGGCGCCGCATCCGGGTCGTACGCTAACTGCCCAGGACGCTGCGGGCCATGACTATCCGCTGGATCTGGTTGGTACCGTCCCAGATCTGGTTTATCTTGGCGTCGCGCATGTATTTCTCCACCGGGTAGTCCCGCATGTAGCCGTAGCCGCCGAAGACCTGCACCACGTCGGTGGTCACGCGCATGGCCATGTCGGAGCAGAAGGTCTTGGCGTAGGCGGCCTCGCGGGTGAAGGGCATCCCCCGGGTCTCCATCCATGCCGCCTTCATGTAGATGAGCCTGCCCACCTCGATGTCCATGGACATGTCGGCGAGCATGAACTGGACCGCCTGGTTCTCGGCGATGGGGCGCCCGAACTGCACCCGCTGACGCGCGTAGTCCACCGCCGCCTCGAAGGCGGCGCGCGCGATGCCCACCGAGCCCGAGGCCACGTTGACCCGCGCCTTGTCCAGGGTGATCATGGCGATCTTGAAGCCCTGCCCCTCCTCTCCCAGGCGGTCCTCCGCCGGCACGCGGCAATCGGAGAGGATGACCTCCGAGGTCACCGAGGCGCGCACCCCCATCTTGCGCTCCTTCTTGCCCCCGCTGATGCCGGGGTTGTCTTTGGGCACCAGGAAACAGGAAAGCCCGCGCACCCCCTTCGCGGGGTCGGTGGTGGCGTAGACGGTGGTGAGGTCGGCGATGCCGCCGTTGGAGATGAAGCACTTGGTGCCGTTGAGGACATAGGCGTCCCCCTCACGTACCGCGCTGGTCTTCACGCCCGCCGCGTCGGAACCCGCCTCCGGCTCGGTGAGGGCCATGGCGGCCAGCGAGGGGCGCGAGGTGAGCTCGCAAAGGTATTTCTTCTTCTGCTCCTCGGACCCCGCCACCAGCAGGGGGGTCACCCCCAGGCCGTTTGCTCCCAGGATAGTGGCGAACCCGCAGCACCCCCAGGAGAGCTCCTCGTTCACCAGGCAGGCGGTGAGGAAATCCATGCCCTGGCCGCCGTACTCCTCCGGCACGTAGAGGTAGGTCAGGCCGGCTTTGAAGGCCCTCTCGATGAAAAAGTCGGGGTATTTCTCCTCCTCGTCGTATTCCGCCGCCACGGGGCGGATCTCTTTCTCCGCGAACTCGTGGGCCACCTTGGTGATGGCCTTCTGCTCCTCGCTCAGCTCAAACGAGATCATGCTGCATTCCTCCCCTTGTGGTGTACGGGCACGGCAAGAACGTGCCTCCGGTATCCCGTGTTCGTGGTCAAGACCGGCGCAGGACGCGCGCGCTCAGCGGCCCCTGAACTGCGGCTTGCGCTTCTCCTTGAAAGCGGCCATCCCTTCCTTCTGGTCCTCGGTGGAGAAGAGGAGGGAGAAGCACTTGCGCTCGTATGCGAGGCCGGAATAGAGGTCCAGGTTCATGCCCTCGTTGACGCAGGCCTTGGCGCAGGCCAGGGCCACGGCCCCGTTGCGGATGCA from Actinomycetota bacterium includes:
- a CDS encoding acyl-CoA dehydrogenase family protein; translated protein: MDFELSQEQKAFFKEVKEFAEKEIAPFTEEYDRNSEFFWDGWKKMGAMGLLGLPFPEEYGGSDAGALDTAIAMDAFAAGGGDAGVSLSWGAHTIIGAVPIWVMGTEEQKKKYLPGICSGEKVSCFGLTEPDAGSDAASIKTTAVRDGDEYVINGSKMFITNGPICDLCIVMAVTDKEKGGAGISAFIVDRDTPGFEVSRELDKMGNRTSPTAELAFNDCRVPAENLLGAEGEGFYGVGKATLEWERAIMVAPAVGGMECNINRCIEYAKERKQFGRPIGKFQAVAFKIAEMKCLLDAARLLVYRVAWMKDQGIPAMMEACVCKLFVTESAFKVANEAVQIFGGYGYIREYPVERTLRDAKLGTIGAGTSEIQKMIISRLLMGKF
- a CDS encoding acyl-CoA dehydrogenase family protein, with the protein product MSFELSEEQKAITKVAHEFAEKEIRPVAAEYDEEEKYPDFFIERAFKAGLTYLYVPEEYGGQGMDFLTACLVNEELSWGCCGFATILGANGLGVTPLLVAGSEEQKKKYLCELTSRPSLAAMALTEPEAGSDAAGVKTSAVREGDAYVLNGTKCFISNGGIADLTTVYATTDPAKGVRGLSCFLVPKDNPGISGGKKERKMGVRASVTSEVILSDCRVPAEDRLGEEGQGFKIAMITLDKARVNVASGSVGIARAAFEAAVDYARQRVQFGRPIAENQAVQFMLADMSMDIEVGRLIYMKAAWMETRGMPFTREAAYAKTFCSDMAMRVTTDVVQVFGGYGYMRDYPVEKYMRDAKINQIWDGTNQIQRIVMARSVLGS